The following are from one region of the Oncorhynchus masou masou isolate Uvic2021 chromosome 24, UVic_Omas_1.1, whole genome shotgun sequence genome:
- the LOC135512036 gene encoding leucine-rich repeat transmembrane protein FLRT3-like isoform X2, which produces MTAQCKNFLLFLTRVGLLLGLANPLVTSASCPSACRCDGTFIYCNDRGLTSIPTGIPLDATVLFLQNNRIKSAGIPTDLKRLSNVEKIYLYCNNLDEFPQNLPIGVKELHLQENNIRMITHASLGQIPLIEELHLDDNSVSAVSIEEGAFRDSNHLRLLFLSRNHLSTIPSGLPQTIEELRFDDNRISSISEASLQDLINLKRLVLDGNLLNNRGIGEMAFINLINLTELSLVRNTLTSPPANLPGTSLEKLQLQDNHINRVPAGAFAFLRQLYRLDLSGNNLSSLPQGVFEDLDNLTQLLLRNNPWQCTCRMKWVRDWLRSLPTKVNVRGFMCQGPDKVKGMAIKDLSTDLFDCGGSDLGGSQGAPTFETSTVSNTLPPSHPQWPSFVTKRPVVKMPELSKNHRSTTTPSGRKIIRISVKSSSAETVHISWRVSVPMTALRLSWLKLGHNPSFGSITETIVQGEKTEYLLTALEPESSYRICMVPMETSNIYLSDETPVCIETETSSLKAYNPTTTLNREQEKEPYNNSSLPLAAIIGGAVALLAMIMLALVCWYVHRKGSLFSRNCTYNKGRRRKDDYAEAGTKKDTSILEIREASFQMIPIHPVPVSKEEFVIHTIFPPNGLSLYKSPHSETSISNRSYRDSGIPDSDHSHS; this is translated from the coding sequence ATGACCGCCCAATGCAAGAACTTCCTCCTCTTCCTGACCAGAGTAGGACTACTCTTGGGTCTGGCTAACCCTCTGGTGACCTCAGCCTCCTGCCCATCGGCCTGCCGGTGTGATGGGACCTTCATCTACTGTAATGATCGAGGCCTCACCTCTATTCCTACCGGCATTCCGCTGGATGCTACTGTACTCTTCCTCCAAAACAACAGGATCAAGAGTGCTGGAATCCCCACCGATCTGAAGAGGCTAAGCAATGTTGAGAAGATCTACCTGTACTGTAATAATCTGGACGAGTTCCCCCAAAACCTGCCAATAGGAGTAAAAGAGCTGCATCTACAGGAGAATAATATTCGGATGATTACGCATGCGTCGCTGGGTCAGATCCCGCTGATTGAGGAGCTGCACCTGGATGATAACTCTGTCTCAGCGGTTAGCATCGAGGAGGGAGCGTTCAGGGACAGCAACCACCTGAGACTACTTTTTCTGTCCAGGAACCACCTGAGCACCATCCCGTCCGGCCTTCCGCAGACCATCGAGGAGCTGCGCTTCGACGACAATCGGATCTCGTCGATATCGGAGGCGTCCCTCCAGGACCTGATCAACCTAAAGAGACTCGTCCTGGACGGGAACCTACTCAACAACCGTGGCATCGGCGAGATGGCCTTCATCAACCTGATTAATCTCACCGAGCTGTCCCTAGTGAGAAACACACTGACGTCTCCGCCGGCTAACTTACCGGGAACCAGTCTTGAAAAATTGCAGCTTCAAGACAACCACATCAACCGGGTACCGGCCGGGGCTTTCGCTTTCCTCAGGCAGCTGTATCGGCTGGATCTATCGGGCAACAACCTGAGCAGTCTGCCTCAAGGAGTGTTTGAAGACCTGGATAACCTCACGCAGCTCCTGCTCCGTAACAACCCATGGCAGTGTACTTGCCGGATGAAGTGGGTGAGAGACTGGTTAAGGTCGCTGCCGACAAAAGTCAACGTTCGAGGGTTTATGTGCCAGGGGCCGGACAAGGTGAAGGGCATGGCTATAAAGGATCTGTCTACTGACTTGTTTGACTGTGGAGGCTCTGACTTGGGCGGGAGCCAGGGGGCCCCTACCTTCGAGACCAGCACTGTCTCTAACACCTTACCCCCCTCACATCCACAATGGCCCTCCTTTGTCACTAAAAGACCAGTGGTGAAAATGCCTGAACTGAGTAAGAACCACCGCAGTACTACGACACCATCAGGTAGAAAGATCATCAGGATCAGCGTGAAGTCGAGCAGTGCAGAGACAGTGCACATCTCCTGGAGGGTTTCTGTACCCATGACGGCCCTAAGGCTCAGCTGGTTGAAACTCGGCCACAACCCTTCATTTGGTTCCATCACGGAGACCATCGTACAGGGGGAGAAGACGGAGTACCTCCTAACAGCTTTAGAACCGGAATCCTCATACAGGATATGCATGGTTCCCATGGAGACCAGCAACATTTACCTGTCGGACGAGACGCCGGTTTGCATCGAGACAGAGACCAGTTCTCTGAAGGCTTacaaccccaccaccactctgAACCGCGAGCAGGAAAAGGAGCCTTACAACAATTCCAGTCTGCCTTTAGCCGCGATCATCGGaggggctgtggctctgttggCAATGATAATGCTGGCGCTTGTGTGCTGGTACGTGCACAGGAAGGGTTCGCTGTTTTCCAGGAATTGCACCTACAACAAGGGCCGACGGAGGAAGGACGATTACGCAGAGGCGGGGACGAAGAAGGATACCTCGATCTTGGAGATACGAGAGGCCTCTTTTCAGATGATCCCCATACACCCCGTGCCCGTGTCCAAAGAGGAGTTTGTGATACATACGATTTTCCCTCCGAATGGATTGAGTCTGTACAAAAGCCCACACAGCGAGACCAGTATTAGCAACAGGAGCTACAGAGACAGTGGAATACCTGATTCAGACCATTCCCATTCATGA
- the LOC135512036 gene encoding leucine-rich repeat transmembrane protein FLRT3-like isoform X1, with protein sequence MLAVASLCLTDQTKVSNNGVCVCVCVCVCVCVCVCVCVCVCVCVCVCVCVCVCVCFLMRRGGRRGFLSDHTARLHQTPQPPNKMTAQCKNFLLFLTRVGLLLGLANPLVTSASCPSACRCDGTFIYCNDRGLTSIPTGIPLDATVLFLQNNRIKSAGIPTDLKRLSNVEKIYLYCNNLDEFPQNLPIGVKELHLQENNIRMITHASLGQIPLIEELHLDDNSVSAVSIEEGAFRDSNHLRLLFLSRNHLSTIPSGLPQTIEELRFDDNRISSISEASLQDLINLKRLVLDGNLLNNRGIGEMAFINLINLTELSLVRNTLTSPPANLPGTSLEKLQLQDNHINRVPAGAFAFLRQLYRLDLSGNNLSSLPQGVFEDLDNLTQLLLRNNPWQCTCRMKWVRDWLRSLPTKVNVRGFMCQGPDKVKGMAIKDLSTDLFDCGGSDLGGSQGAPTFETSTVSNTLPPSHPQWPSFVTKRPVVKMPELSKNHRSTTTPSGRKIIRISVKSSSAETVHISWRVSVPMTALRLSWLKLGHNPSFGSITETIVQGEKTEYLLTALEPESSYRICMVPMETSNIYLSDETPVCIETETSSLKAYNPTTTLNREQEKEPYNNSSLPLAAIIGGAVALLAMIMLALVCWYVHRKGSLFSRNCTYNKGRRRKDDYAEAGTKKDTSILEIREASFQMIPIHPVPVSKEEFVIHTIFPPNGLSLYKSPHSETSISNRSYRDSGIPDSDHSHS encoded by the exons ATGTTGGCTGTGGCTTCTTTATGCCTCACTGACCAAACCAAGGTTTCtaataatggtgtgtgtgtgtgtgtgtgtgtgtgtgtgtgtgtgtgtgtgtgtgtgtgtgtgtgtgtgtgtgtgtgtgtgtgtgtgtgtgtgtgtgtgtgtgtgtgtgtgtgtgtgtgttttctaatGAGACGTggtggaaggagag GGTTCCTGAGTGATCACACTGCCAGACTACACCAGACGCCACAACCTCCAAACAAGATGACCGCCCAATGCAAGAACTTCCTCCTCTTCCTGACCAGAGTAGGACTACTCTTGGGTCTGGCTAACCCTCTGGTGACCTCAGCCTCCTGCCCATCGGCCTGCCGGTGTGATGGGACCTTCATCTACTGTAATGATCGAGGCCTCACCTCTATTCCTACCGGCATTCCGCTGGATGCTACTGTACTCTTCCTCCAAAACAACAGGATCAAGAGTGCTGGAATCCCCACCGATCTGAAGAGGCTAAGCAATGTTGAGAAGATCTACCTGTACTGTAATAATCTGGACGAGTTCCCCCAAAACCTGCCAATAGGAGTAAAAGAGCTGCATCTACAGGAGAATAATATTCGGATGATTACGCATGCGTCGCTGGGTCAGATCCCGCTGATTGAGGAGCTGCACCTGGATGATAACTCTGTCTCAGCGGTTAGCATCGAGGAGGGAGCGTTCAGGGACAGCAACCACCTGAGACTACTTTTTCTGTCCAGGAACCACCTGAGCACCATCCCGTCCGGCCTTCCGCAGACCATCGAGGAGCTGCGCTTCGACGACAATCGGATCTCGTCGATATCGGAGGCGTCCCTCCAGGACCTGATCAACCTAAAGAGACTCGTCCTGGACGGGAACCTACTCAACAACCGTGGCATCGGCGAGATGGCCTTCATCAACCTGATTAATCTCACCGAGCTGTCCCTAGTGAGAAACACACTGACGTCTCCGCCGGCTAACTTACCGGGAACCAGTCTTGAAAAATTGCAGCTTCAAGACAACCACATCAACCGGGTACCGGCCGGGGCTTTCGCTTTCCTCAGGCAGCTGTATCGGCTGGATCTATCGGGCAACAACCTGAGCAGTCTGCCTCAAGGAGTGTTTGAAGACCTGGATAACCTCACGCAGCTCCTGCTCCGTAACAACCCATGGCAGTGTACTTGCCGGATGAAGTGGGTGAGAGACTGGTTAAGGTCGCTGCCGACAAAAGTCAACGTTCGAGGGTTTATGTGCCAGGGGCCGGACAAGGTGAAGGGCATGGCTATAAAGGATCTGTCTACTGACTTGTTTGACTGTGGAGGCTCTGACTTGGGCGGGAGCCAGGGGGCCCCTACCTTCGAGACCAGCACTGTCTCTAACACCTTACCCCCCTCACATCCACAATGGCCCTCCTTTGTCACTAAAAGACCAGTGGTGAAAATGCCTGAACTGAGTAAGAACCACCGCAGTACTACGACACCATCAGGTAGAAAGATCATCAGGATCAGCGTGAAGTCGAGCAGTGCAGAGACAGTGCACATCTCCTGGAGGGTTTCTGTACCCATGACGGCCCTAAGGCTCAGCTGGTTGAAACTCGGCCACAACCCTTCATTTGGTTCCATCACGGAGACCATCGTACAGGGGGAGAAGACGGAGTACCTCCTAACAGCTTTAGAACCGGAATCCTCATACAGGATATGCATGGTTCCCATGGAGACCAGCAACATTTACCTGTCGGACGAGACGCCGGTTTGCATCGAGACAGAGACCAGTTCTCTGAAGGCTTacaaccccaccaccactctgAACCGCGAGCAGGAAAAGGAGCCTTACAACAATTCCAGTCTGCCTTTAGCCGCGATCATCGGaggggctgtggctctgttggCAATGATAATGCTGGCGCTTGTGTGCTGGTACGTGCACAGGAAGGGTTCGCTGTTTTCCAGGAATTGCACCTACAACAAGGGCCGACGGAGGAAGGACGATTACGCAGAGGCGGGGACGAAGAAGGATACCTCGATCTTGGAGATACGAGAGGCCTCTTTTCAGATGATCCCCATACACCCCGTGCCCGTGTCCAAAGAGGAGTTTGTGATACATACGATTTTCCCTCCGAATGGATTGAGTCTGTACAAAAGCCCACACAGCGAGACCAGTATTAGCAACAGGAGCTACAGAGACAGTGGAATACCTGATTCAGACCATTCCCATTCATGA